A DNA window from Bacillus andreraoultii contains the following coding sequences:
- a CDS encoding DUF2268 domain-containing protein, whose amino-acid sequence MKIIIEDTIEQYEKLFSMEEDKENFYRYSMMKPFEKMWNMINVPLKAKQPNGYDVIMATNMLGYLNVSDTQIGRQALESLKEIQALQTAHSTLNHCINFIEKNNININADELRFGMYIADPKKLELQKGYCGFGGIPGFIQVSIYPNSYNIPRIPAVIAHEFHHNIRFSYFDWDHGDVTVGDYLIIEGLAESFAKELYGEDLLGPWVTSFDKEDLEYSKEVIKDALDIKGFAEVSSYMFGDTIAKEQGYQPVGLSPFAGYAVGYQAVQSFMETNNVGIVEATLLGTDEILSNCGLFSK is encoded by the coding sequence ATGAAAATAATAATTGAGGATACCATTGAACAATACGAAAAATTGTTTTCAATGGAAGAAGATAAAGAAAATTTTTATCGGTACTCAATGATGAAGCCCTTTGAAAAGATGTGGAATATGATTAATGTTCCATTAAAGGCTAAGCAACCTAATGGGTATGATGTAATAATGGCTACAAATATGCTTGGTTATCTTAATGTATCAGATACTCAAATTGGAAGACAAGCATTAGAAAGTTTAAAAGAAATTCAGGCTCTTCAAACAGCACATAGCACTTTAAATCATTGTATTAATTTTATTGAAAAAAATAATATAAATATTAATGCTGATGAATTGAGATTTGGTATGTATATAGCTGACCCGAAGAAGCTCGAATTACAAAAAGGTTATTGTGGTTTTGGAGGAATTCCAGGGTTTATTCAAGTATCTATTTACCCAAACTCCTATAATATTCCAAGGATTCCTGCTGTAATTGCACATGAATTCCATCATAATATCCGTTTTTCATATTTTGATTGGGATCATGGAGACGTTACCGTTGGTGATTACTTAATTATAGAGGGTTTAGCTGAGTCATTTGCAAAAGAACTTTATGGAGAAGATCTTTTAGGACCTTGGGTTACATCTTTTGATAAAGAGGACTTGGAGTATTCAAAAGAAGTTATAAAGGATGCTTTAGATATTAAAGGGTTTGCTGAGGTCAGCAGTTATATGTTTGGTGATACCATTGCAAAAGAACAAGGCTATCAACCTGTTGGCTTATCACCATTTGCTGGTTATGCAGTAGGCTACCAAGCAGTACAATCTTTCATGGAAACCAATAATGTGGGGATAGTAGAAGCTACCTTACTTGGCACAGATGAAATACTAAGCAATTGTGGACTGTTTTCTAAATAA
- a CDS encoding transposase family protein, giving the protein MTINMLNLPSFKILDMKESEYDYRFLVETTLPSPSYCPKCGTVANLYKHGKKEQLFFDLPMHAKRVGIFVKNVMGMGIHSLNVSQILMKGVLLPIG; this is encoded by the coding sequence ATGACAATTAATATGCTCAATCTACCAAGTTTTAAGATTCTTGATATGAAGGAGAGTGAATATGATTATAGGTTCTTAGTTGAAACTACATTGCCATCTCCTTCTTATTGCCCAAAATGTGGTACAGTTGCTAATCTATATAAGCATGGTAAAAAGGAACAATTATTCTTTGATTTGCCGATGCATGCTAAACGAGTTGGCATCTTCGTTAAAAATGTAATGGGTATGGGGATACATTCTTTGAATGTATCCCAGATATTGATGAAGGGCGTTCTGTTACCAATAGGCTAA
- a CDS encoding ArsR family transcriptional regulator gives MKNNLIIDDFNQLKALSDPLRAEMMMHLVMRAYTGQQLSEILSIARGKIHYHLKELEKNGLVQIVKTEEKNGIVQKFYQAVAADFQISEKLLPRKKEIRDTTKQLMYGILERAKQEIREAPAESFETREPNEKPLERRFISSTWELEATEEQFTQWKIKYYALLKELHHMGLQSKGKKNKYYITTVGFQTDEKE, from the coding sequence ATGAAAAATAATTTGATTATTGATGATTTTAATCAGTTAAAAGCATTAAGTGATCCGTTACGTGCCGAAATGATGATGCATTTGGTGATGCGTGCTTATACTGGTCAACAACTTTCTGAGATTTTGTCAATCGCACGCGGGAAGATCCATTACCACCTAAAGGAATTGGAGAAAAATGGGTTAGTCCAAATCGTAAAAACGGAAGAAAAAAATGGTATTGTACAGAAGTTTTACCAAGCAGTGGCGGCTGATTTCCAAATTTCTGAAAAACTTCTTCCGAGAAAAAAGGAAATAAGAGATACAACCAAACAATTAATGTATGGAATTCTAGAACGTGCCAAACAAGAAATTAGGGAAGCTCCCGCCGAATCCTTCGAAACAAGAGAACCGAATGAAAAACCATTGGAACGACGTTTTATTTCTTCTACTTGGGAACTGGAGGCAACGGAAGAGCAATTTACACAATGGAAAATAAAGTATTATGCTCTTTTAAAAGAGTTACACCATATGGGCCTACAATCAAAGGGTAAGAAAAATAAATATTATATTACTACCGTTGGTTTTCAAACGGATGAGAAAGAATAA
- a CDS encoding GAP family protein, with protein sequence MSFEFLIPIGILALVDTLSPTTLSVTVYMLLMEEERLIRRLFAYLLTVGIFYFTVGIFLMMGVGSIFHKFPSFDESVILSQFMFYLGLGLFIGSFFVPAKSTPKTYKPKSKSMLAMVMLGLMTGLIEVGTALPYFAAIGIMTTVKLNPFQWIPILAGYNFIMVLPPLILIGIHLLFKQWLREPLMKIKLRLEKNQGATLSWIMAIVGLIILINS encoded by the coding sequence GTGAGTTTTGAATTTTTAATTCCGATAGGCATATTAGCTTTAGTGGACACATTGAGTCCGACAACGTTAAGTGTAACTGTTTATATGCTACTTATGGAAGAGGAGCGATTAATCAGAAGGTTATTTGCTTATCTGTTAACGGTTGGCATCTTTTATTTTACTGTAGGAATATTTTTAATGATGGGGGTTGGAAGTATTTTCCATAAGTTTCCGAGTTTCGATGAAAGTGTTATACTCAGTCAATTTATGTTTTATTTAGGTTTGGGGCTATTTATTGGGAGTTTTTTTGTACCAGCTAAATCCACCCCTAAAACATATAAACCGAAGTCGAAAAGTATGTTGGCCATGGTTATGCTTGGCTTAATGACTGGTTTAATTGAAGTCGGGACAGCATTACCTTATTTTGCGGCTATCGGCATCATGACAACAGTCAAATTAAATCCATTTCAATGGATTCCCATACTAGCAGGTTATAACTTCATTATGGTACTTCCACCGCTCATTCTTATTGGAATACATTTATTATTTAAACAATGGCTTCGGGAACCATTAATGAAAATAAAATTGAGGTTAGAGAAAAACCAGGGAGCAACATTGTCGTGGATTATGGCTATTGTTGGTTTAATTATTTTGATAAATAGTTGA
- a CDS encoding DUF4097 family beta strand repeat-containing protein: MILLTGCNFNQEEVVHSIDLDGIDTIYIDHGSENVHLISVEQSNLEVLHSNKNIDVSEKANEVSISMEKRIFNIGPKINLNNQLIVKISKDFTGKVIINGTSGNVTSEDLETTNIEVNEKSGNVTLDFKDFHSDVNITTSSGNVVVSLNTIQPDIELQTKTASGLQTITVPIDIEKQNDKSIEGKANEGIYFIGIKTASGNISIR; this comes from the coding sequence ATGATATTGTTAACGGGATGTAATTTTAATCAAGAAGAAGTTGTACACTCAATTGATCTTGATGGTATTGATACTATTTACATTGACCATGGAAGTGAAAATGTTCATCTAATCAGTGTAGAACAGTCAAATTTAGAAGTGTTACACTCAAATAAAAATATTGATGTATCCGAAAAGGCAAATGAAGTATCCATATCTATGGAGAAAAGGATCTTTAACATTGGTCCGAAAATTAATTTAAATAATCAACTCATAGTCAAGATTTCAAAAGATTTTACAGGAAAAGTTATTATTAATGGAACATCCGGAAATGTAACATCGGAAGACCTTGAAACAACAAATATCGAAGTAAATGAGAAAAGCGGGAATGTTACACTAGACTTCAAGGATTTCCATAGTGATGTAAATATTACAACATCGAGCGGAAACGTAGTTGTATCGTTGAATACGATACAACCGGACATTGAATTACAGACAAAGACAGCAAGTGGGTTACAAACAATTACTGTACCAATTGACATAGAAAAGCAAAATGATAAATCGATTGAAGGGAAAGCAAATGAAGGAATTTATTTTATTGGAATAAAAACAGCCTCGGGGAATATTTCTATACGATAA
- a CDS encoding MerR family transcriptional regulator — MISIKELTKQTGVSVRTMRYYDEINLLPPAGKTEGGHRLYSEKEIKKLQEIQFLKSLGFRLIEIKEMLSDKNWDWEIGLKNQLNYILQEKQRIIQIEKTLKGLLNTLKIENSVDLTYINKLIQLYQSKNEQQNIFRDKYFHQGERKLLNKLPKMDSDDPHSLEWISYLVDLKKFKHKGANSPEIQQIIHCMYEKAIDTFGENDDFFNKLWEIRKSPEKSTKMGFYPIEQDILNLIEEAWDFYENKRH; from the coding sequence ATGATTTCAATTAAAGAATTAACAAAACAAACTGGAGTTTCTGTTCGAACAATGCGTTATTATGATGAAATAAATTTATTGCCTCCAGCTGGAAAAACAGAAGGTGGGCATCGATTATATAGTGAAAAGGAGATAAAAAAACTTCAGGAAATCCAATTTTTAAAATCTTTAGGATTTCGTTTAATCGAGATAAAGGAGATGTTATCTGATAAAAACTGGGATTGGGAGATCGGACTAAAAAATCAGTTAAACTATATTTTGCAAGAAAAACAAAGAATTATTCAAATAGAAAAAACGCTAAAAGGACTCTTAAACACCCTAAAAATTGAGAATTCGGTTGATTTGACATATATAAATAAATTAATTCAATTGTATCAGAGTAAAAATGAACAACAAAATATATTTCGTGATAAATATTTTCATCAAGGTGAAAGGAAATTACTTAACAAATTACCGAAAATGGACAGTGATGATCCGCACTCTCTTGAATGGATTTCCTATTTGGTTGATTTGAAAAAATTCAAACATAAGGGTGCTAATTCTCCAGAAATTCAGCAAATTATACATTGTATGTATGAAAAGGCAATAGATACATTTGGTGAAAATGATGATTTTTTTAATAAATTATGGGAAATACGTAAATCACCAGAAAAATCAACAAAGATGGGCTTTTATCCGATAGAACAGGATATATTAAATTTAATAGAAGAGGCATGGGATTTTTATGAAAATAAGCGACATTGA
- a CDS encoding class I SAM-dependent methyltransferase, translating to MFTISDFQNLIEQQLFHNRNKSLFYELTNGRFVLNSSKETSALFKQKSKDIANFIETAHLNDTTQKLAKYISDKTIRLFVEVNQYLNFSQKDYLQLQKVYEALLQQVYEICNQKEVSEEEIDQLFRSHYKNLQSFLLDSNGKEIFKKYRESPDVLEIKCAEYTSEFQMRLLGIYLSKVKQPVLDIGCGQQANLVHFLRKNDIVVYGLDRNVQNLNNKIYQVDWLEYTYVPDTWGTVISHMAFSNHFMHHHLRPDGDYEKYATKYMEILKSLKIGGSFIYAPGLSFMEEILISTFDSYTVETGEYSTMVTRIN from the coding sequence ATGTTTACCATATCAGATTTTCAAAATTTAATCGAACAACAGTTATTCCACAATCGAAATAAAAGTCTTTTTTATGAGTTGACAAATGGACGATTCGTTTTAAATTCTTCCAAAGAAACTAGTGCTTTATTCAAACAAAAATCCAAAGATATCGCCAATTTTATAGAAACTGCACATTTAAATGACACAACTCAAAAACTGGCAAAATACATTTCAGATAAAACGATTCGTTTATTCGTTGAGGTGAATCAATATTTAAATTTTTCCCAAAAGGATTATCTTCAACTTCAAAAAGTCTATGAAGCTCTGCTTCAACAGGTATATGAAATTTGTAATCAAAAGGAAGTATCTGAAGAAGAAATTGATCAGTTGTTTCGTTCCCATTATAAAAATCTACAGAGCTTTTTATTAGATTCAAACGGTAAAGAGATATTTAAAAAGTATAGGGAAAGCCCGGATGTACTTGAAATAAAATGTGCTGAATATACTTCTGAGTTTCAAATGAGATTATTAGGTATCTATTTGTCAAAGGTTAAACAGCCTGTTTTAGATATTGGATGTGGACAACAGGCAAACCTTGTTCACTTTTTAAGGAAAAATGACATAGTTGTATACGGGTTGGATCGAAATGTTCAGAATCTGAACAATAAAATATATCAAGTGGATTGGCTTGAGTATACGTACGTTCCAGACACTTGGGGAACTGTCATTTCTCATATGGCATTTTCAAATCATTTTATGCACCATCACTTGAGACCTGATGGAGATTATGAAAAGTATGCAACAAAGTATATGGAGATATTAAAATCCTTAAAAATTGGTGGAAGTTTTATTTATGCGCCAGGCCTTTCATTTATGGAAGAGATTTTAATATCCACATTTGATTCTTATACTGTAGAGACTGGAGAATATTCTACCATGGTAACTCGTATTAACTAA
- a CDS encoding class I SAM-dependent methyltransferase, producing MKQNESSLTSLISAFGRAYHSQFDTPKIFDDFIAKDLISQKEYHDIKKNMVQGIQFFNKEIAKKYKGNPEEILKWITQVQLSPTPLARAAYCENVLQNEIKFGVKQYVILGAGLDTFCLRHPELENTLEIFEIDHPFTQEFKVQRLVEVDLKIPKNLHFIPMDFTKIFSYEKLFGKGFSYEKTFISLLGVSYYLTKDELSSLIEKLFAEVPSGSSIVFDYADEKLFEEKGFSNRVENMVKMAAVGGEPMKSCFPYSEIKGILEKSGLLIYEHLSPSKIQNLYFENRKDYLSAFETIHYVHAVKK from the coding sequence ATGAAACAAAATGAATCAAGTTTAACTTCATTAATATCAGCTTTTGGTAGAGCTTACCATAGTCAATTCGATACACCAAAAATTTTTGATGATTTTATAGCTAAAGACTTAATTTCACAAAAAGAATATCATGACATTAAAAAGAATATGGTTCAAGGCATTCAGTTCTTTAACAAAGAAATTGCGAAAAAATATAAAGGTAATCCGGAGGAAATTTTAAAATGGATTACACAAGTTCAGTTATCACCGACACCTTTAGCACGTGCTGCGTATTGCGAAAATGTATTACAAAATGAAATTAAATTTGGGGTAAAGCAATATGTCATACTCGGGGCAGGCTTAGATACTTTTTGTTTACGACACCCTGAATTGGAAAACACTCTTGAAATATTTGAAATTGATCATCCATTTACACAGGAATTTAAAGTACAAAGATTGGTTGAAGTTGATTTAAAAATACCGAAGAATCTTCATTTTATTCCGATGGATTTCACGAAAATATTTTCGTACGAAAAACTTTTTGGGAAGGGCTTTAGCTATGAAAAAACATTTATTAGTTTACTGGGTGTATCTTATTATTTAACGAAAGATGAACTATCAAGCTTGATTGAGAAATTATTCGCTGAAGTCCCATCTGGGAGCTCGATTGTTTTCGACTATGCCGATGAAAAACTTTTTGAGGAGAAAGGATTTTCTAATAGAGTAGAAAACATGGTGAAAATGGCTGCGGTAGGTGGAGAGCCAATGAAATCGTGTTTTCCATACTCTGAAATCAAGGGAATATTAGAAAAATCTGGTTTGCTCATCTATGAACATTTATCACCTTCAAAAATTCAAAATCTATACTTTGAAAACCGAAAAGATTACCTATCGGCCTTTGAGACAATTCACTATGTTCATGCGGTGAAAAAATAA